One window of the Spirochaetales bacterium genome contains the following:
- a CDS encoding response regulator transcription factor produces the protein MKLIKKETPRVIVVDDHPVFRIGIIKLIRKEIGIKHIDEAGNTHEALSKLDAGTYNYAIIDISLNGVSGLELTKIVKERYPQLSVLVVSMYDEEIYAKRALDAGANGYIMKRSMPSEMLEALRQFFDGKIYVSKQIGEKLLMGMLKRENIEKKDPIDTLSNREFEVFQLIGEGLKPVQIADELNLSVQTIETYKHHIKGKLHINNSFELRKYAINWITSNRL, from the coding sequence GTGAAATTAATAAAAAAAGAAACGCCGAGGGTTATTGTGGTCGACGATCATCCCGTTTTCCGTATCGGGATTATCAAACTTATCCGGAAAGAAATAGGGATAAAGCATATCGATGAGGCGGGCAATACCCATGAAGCGTTAAGCAAGCTCGATGCCGGTACCTACAACTATGCGATTATCGATATTTCCCTGAATGGCGTCAGCGGACTCGAGTTGACGAAAATAGTGAAGGAGCGGTATCCGCAATTATCGGTGCTGGTCGTCTCGATGTATGACGAAGAAATATATGCGAAACGCGCGCTGGACGCCGGTGCGAACGGGTATATCATGAAACGGTCGATGCCGTCTGAAATGCTCGAAGCACTCAGGCAGTTTTTTGACGGAAAAATATATGTCAGTAAACAGATCGGAGAAAAATTGCTGATGGGTATGCTGAAGAGGGAAAATATCGAAAAAAAGGATCCGATCGATACCTTGAGCAACAGGGAGTTCGAGGTATTTCAGCTTATCGGTGAAGGTTTGAAGCCCGTCCAGATCGCTGATGAACTCAATCTGAGTGTCCAGACAATCGAAACATACAAACATCATATCAAAGGCAAATTACATATTAATAATTCATTTGAATTGCGTAAGTATGCAATCAATTGGATTACCAGTAACAGATTGTAA
- a CDS encoding substrate-binding domain-containing protein: MKEFYGIMHDRKKHKKYPTIGLLVDWAGNSYGIKIWNGASDFALAHNANLICFIGGALNTPYRHERQRNSLYELINADNIDGLIICTSLISHYVSESELQEFCSRFKPLPLISIGKQLEGISSLIIDNVCGMKEIMNHLIAIHGYKRIAFINGPEERKDALERFLVYKEILANNGLDFDPELIVPGDYCMTAGQTAVQVLFEERGLGIDAIVAANDAMASGAIAALRERDIHVPGDIAVVGFDDIEADHTFAPSLTTVRQPLYEVGSKAAHIILNAIEGNVGYVHETFRTELIIRESCGCFSPILSYSGPQNKKTRKPLPEIEQRHDFLNEMNKILVPSLIKFYDYDYAKLEITIEHLLKSFYSELLGKKTGAFITAWNEILLEAIQAGNRIGAWRELLSLLHRYGLVLIQDEDVRKKATQLIHRAKEIIADTEDKVSQYKRLRTAKETMAVQAIGEELFTTVGLSELVELLERNFPRLGIKSCYLSLTEEEEYLDGCSRAILAFNENGRIDLGEEGIIYPSTKLAPKKLLPSNRCYSMMVEALYQKDKQRAILMLEIPPQEGVVYKILSRRLGSALKGVLLLHQIQRQTKILALTNKKLKQEIIDRKRAETALRESEKRLRAIIEANPIPLVIYRESDEKILYTNKYFHITFGTNFALLKNRTISDFFNDPQDTAQLHKELKNTYFNQQRFIRNTEFCMKKDDGSLFWVVISVETLIFNGESAIIAGFYDITDRKRLEKEILEISGREQHRIGQELHDGLGQQLSGIALMCQALQDDLKNGNASLKKDMEEIINHVHLSLEQTRSLAYGLFPVHLEENGILCALNDLSEKTRNQFRIKCGFEYKGDVAIKDNSVALHLFRIAQEAVHNAVKHAHPHNISIELSRKNGRISLSVKDDGKGFPDSIDSKGMGLKIMRYRANIIGGKLYIQSKNHTGTLVTCTIDTDQPLSK; this comes from the coding sequence ATGAAAGAGTTTTATGGAATCATGCATGACAGGAAAAAACATAAAAAATATCCGACAATCGGTCTCCTTGTCGATTGGGCCGGCAATTCATATGGCATAAAAATATGGAATGGTGCCTCTGATTTCGCCCTGGCGCATAATGCGAATCTTATCTGCTTTATCGGGGGTGCACTCAATACGCCGTACAGACACGAACGTCAGCGAAACAGTCTTTACGAACTTATCAACGCAGACAATATCGACGGCCTCATCATCTGTACCTCCCTTATTTCCCACTATGTCAGCGAAAGCGAATTGCAGGAATTCTGCTCCCGGTTCAAGCCCCTGCCGCTTATCAGTATCGGTAAACAACTTGAAGGTATATCGTCGCTTATCATCGATAATGTGTGCGGCATGAAAGAAATAATGAATCATCTTATCGCGATCCATGGATACAAACGCATCGCTTTTATCAATGGACCCGAAGAACGCAAGGACGCCCTCGAACGTTTCCTCGTTTACAAGGAAATTCTCGCGAACAATGGCCTCGATTTCGATCCGGAACTCATCGTTCCGGGCGACTATTGCATGACGGCCGGCCAGACCGCCGTTCAGGTACTGTTCGAGGAGCGCGGACTCGGGATCGACGCGATCGTCGCGGCAAATGATGCGATGGCTTCGGGAGCGATCGCCGCATTACGGGAACGTGATATCCATGTGCCCGGAGATATCGCCGTCGTCGGCTTTGACGACATCGAGGCCGATCACACATTCGCCCCCTCCCTCACCACCGTCCGCCAGCCGCTTTATGAAGTGGGAAGCAAGGCTGCACACATTATTCTCAATGCAATCGAAGGAAACGTCGGATACGTTCACGAAACGTTCCGGACCGAACTCATTATCCGGGAATCGTGCGGCTGTTTTTCACCGATACTCTCCTATTCGGGGCCACAGAACAAGAAAACGAGAAAACCTCTGCCGGAAATCGAACAGCGTCATGATTTCCTCAATGAAATGAACAAAATTCTTGTTCCCTCCCTTATTAAATTTTACGACTACGATTACGCGAAACTGGAAATAACGATAGAACATCTTTTAAAATCATTTTATTCCGAATTGCTCGGCAAAAAGACAGGGGCGTTCATCACTGCATGGAACGAAATTCTCCTTGAAGCCATTCAGGCGGGAAACAGGATCGGCGCCTGGCGGGAACTCCTTTCCCTCCTTCACCGTTATGGCCTCGTCTTGATACAAGATGAAGATGTCAGAAAAAAGGCCACCCAGCTTATACATCGCGCGAAAGAAATCATTGCCGACACGGAAGACAAGGTATCGCAGTATAAACGGCTTCGCACCGCCAAAGAGACCATGGCCGTGCAGGCGATCGGGGAGGAACTTTTCACGACAGTCGGATTGAGCGAACTGGTCGAATTACTCGAACGCAACTTTCCGCGATTGGGAATCAAAAGCTGCTATCTTTCCCTCACGGAGGAAGAAGAATATCTTGACGGCTGTTCCCGCGCAATCCTTGCATTTAACGAAAACGGGAGAATCGACCTCGGCGAAGAGGGTATTATCTATCCTTCGACGAAACTGGCGCCAAAGAAATTGCTCCCTTCGAACCGGTGTTATTCCATGATGGTCGAAGCCCTGTATCAGAAAGACAAACAGCGGGCGATTCTCATGCTCGAGATTCCTCCCCAGGAAGGGGTGGTATACAAAATTTTAAGCCGAAGGCTCGGGAGCGCCCTCAAGGGTGTTCTTCTGCTTCATCAGATCCAGCGCCAAACCAAAATACTCGCTTTGACCAATAAAAAACTCAAACAGGAGATCATCGACCGGAAACGCGCCGAGACCGCATTACGGGAAAGTGAAAAACGCCTGCGGGCGATTATCGAGGCGAATCCCATTCCGCTGGTTATTTACAGGGAATCCGATGAAAAGATTCTCTACACGAACAAATATTTTCACATTACATTTGGGACGAATTTTGCGCTTCTCAAAAACAGAACGATTTCAGATTTTTTCAATGATCCTCAGGATACCGCACAGCTTCACAAGGAATTGAAGAATACCTATTTCAACCAACAGCGATTTATCAGAAATACCGAGTTTTGCATGAAAAAAGACGATGGAAGTCTTTTCTGGGTCGTTATCTCCGTGGAGACACTTATCTTTAACGGAGAATCGGCGATAATAGCCGGGTTTTACGATATTACCGATAGAAAAAGACTCGAAAAGGAAATACTCGAGATCAGCGGGAGGGAACAGCACCGTATAGGGCAGGAACTCCATGACGGGCTGGGCCAGCAACTCTCCGGTATCGCCCTCATGTGTCAGGCACTTCAGGATGATCTGAAAAACGGCAATGCCAGCCTGAAAAAAGACATGGAAGAGATCATCAATCATGTTCATCTCTCTCTCGAACAAACGAGAAGCCTTGCATACGGACTTTTCCCCGTTCATCTTGAAGAAAACGGTATACTTTGCGCCCTTAACGATCTTTCCGAAAAAACCAGAAATCAATTCAGAATAAAATGCGGCTTCGAATATAAAGGAGATGTCGCAATCAAGGATAATTCCGTTGCCCTCCATCTTTTTCGTATTGCACAGGAGGCGGTGCATAACGCGGTAAAGCACGCGCATCCTCATAACATTTCGATCGAACTATCTCGTAAAAACGGCAGAATCTCCCTCAGCGTCAAGGACGACGGCAAGGGTTTCCCCGATTCAATCGACAGCAAGGGGATGGGACTCAAAATAATGCGCTACCGTGCCAATATAATCGGCGGCAAACTTTATATTCAGAGTAAAAATCACACCGGCACACTTGTTACCTGCACGATCGACACGGACCAACCATTGTCGAAATAA
- a CDS encoding PilZ domain-containing protein: protein MKCGKDTFPCILNSSSMVRAQVIAQVTKSFFDKVNHNNKKVTLRLAFHRPDNSNPLCFFIQTKIDGYNPFISKNPNLYFINLSYMQKPPDDLIAILGKLIEAGSTVKKRRHERITITPESLRMLKIQNTQGVLLGEDFKVKCLLRDLSLSGAKVIVAGKSEQFEGKKVVLGILLFEYTGACKIQGTILRCEEMKEHEDFIALGINFDEKNVPAEYNRRIIDYMAKKTVKGGMSRNTGDDNDADAEGKGNVSE, encoded by the coding sequence ATGAAATGCGGTAAGGACACCTTCCCGTGTATTCTGAACTCATCATCAATGGTAAGGGCTCAGGTGATCGCGCAGGTAACCAAAAGCTTTTTCGACAAGGTGAATCATAATAATAAAAAGGTAACCCTGAGGCTCGCTTTTCACAGGCCGGATAATTCCAATCCTCTCTGTTTTTTTATTCAGACGAAAATCGACGGGTACAACCCCTTTATATCGAAAAATCCCAATCTGTATTTCATCAACCTCAGCTATATGCAGAAACCGCCCGATGACCTTATAGCGATTCTGGGAAAATTGATTGAAGCCGGATCGACCGTCAAAAAGCGGCGTCACGAGCGGATAACCATTACACCAGAATCCCTGCGTATGCTCAAGATTCAAAATACCCAGGGAGTTTTGCTCGGAGAAGATTTCAAGGTAAAATGCCTGCTTCGCGATCTTTCACTTTCCGGTGCCAAGGTCATCGTGGCGGGAAAATCGGAACAATTCGAGGGTAAAAAGGTGGTTCTCGGTATCCTTCTGTTCGAATATACGGGGGCATGCAAGATTCAGGGAACAATTCTGAGGTGTGAAGAAATGAAGGAGCATGAAGATTTTATCGCCCTGGGTATCAATTTCGACGAGAAAAATGTCCCGGCGGAGTATAACAGGCGGATTATCGATTATATGGCAAAAAAGACGGTAAAAGGCGGAATGTCGCGGAATACGGGTGACGATAATGATGCCGATGCAGAGGGAAAGGGAAACGTGAGCGAATGA